The genomic DNA GGTATTAGTAAACAATAAGGCTGTAGATTTAGATCTATTGCTTTTCAAAGACTACAATGAGGAGCTGCTTAAAAATGGTAATTGAAATACTGAAAAAGATGAGCATTGAAGAATTTAATAGGACTTGCAACGAGATATCTGAAGCCATGGGCTTCAGGATCACAAGCTCGGTGTATAAAGGAGAACAGGTAGTTGTGGATGCGGTACTGAACATTCCTGGAGAACAGAGATATATTTTGATATTCTACAGAAAAGATTTTGTCCAAAAAAAAGAGCTAGAGGATCTGGTAGTATTAGACGCAAAAGACATAAAATGGATTGTGATGATTACTGGCTCTTATGGAGAAGACGCTTTGAAGTTTGGAGCTCAGAATAATCTGGTCATGATCGACCAAAATGGGCTGGAAAAGATAATCAAGGATTTTGGTGTTAATATAAAATGGGAAGAAGAAGTGAAAAAAGAGGAGATAAAACAGAGCAAGATTTTGCCCAGTCTCGGAGAATCTGATAATAATTTGCAGTGGTCTAGAGATTTTCTTAAGAGCAAGAATTATGATATGGCAATGGATTATGTAGATAAGGCTATTAAAATTAAAGAGACTAAAGAAGCCTGGCTTTTGAAGGGTCAAATTTATCATGATATGGTTAAATTTCAAGAGTCTCTGGATTCTTACTTAAAAGCAATAAGCATTGATCCGACATATCCTGAAGGATGGTACTATCTGGGAGTGACATTGGAGGATCTTGGCCGTGAAGAGGAGGCAATCGAAGCTTTTAACCATGTTTTAGAGCTTGATGAAAATTACAGTTTGGCTTGGCTTAAAAAAGGATTGATCATGCAGGCTAAGGGCTTAAATGATGAAGCGTTGTTATGTTATAATAATATTCTGAAAAATGATAAAAGAAATTATGCAGCATGGAATAATAAGGGTGTGGTTTTGAAAAATAAGGGAGATTACGATGAAGCACAGAAATGCTTTGATATTGCGTATGAACTGAATAATGAATTTATAGATGCCATATTGAACAAGGCTGAGTTATTGTATGAACAGAAAAAATATGAGATGGCTGAAAATGAGATATATCTGTACCTCAAATCAAAGCCAAATGACAAGAATGCGCTAAAGATTCAGGCATATTCTACTTATAACCGGGGCTACAAGAAAGACGCATTGGCATTATTCGAGAAAATATTAGAAATTGACCCTCTAGACGAAGATATTAAAAAAAAGATAATAGACACTAAATTAGAGCTTGAAAAAGAAGGTGTTGCACAGCCAGAGCAGACAAACCCAGAATTAAAACCCATCCAGAGCGATGACGAAGTAAGAGAGATATTCAGCAAGGCACTAGAAAAGTATCAGGAACTGAAGTTTGACGAATCAATTGCATATTTAAATTTGATACTGAAGCGTAATCCGAACCATTTTGGTGCAAAACTTTTAAAAGAGCAGATAATTTTAGAGAAAAAATGATATAAACAAATACTATTATCATACTATGGCTCAAATAATTGATGGGAAACAGATTGCCAATCAGATGGAATTAGAACTGAAAAAAGAAGTGGAATATTTTTATAGCAAAACTGGTATCAGACCATCTCTTAATACCGTTTTGATCGGCGGCGATGATGCTTCCAGGTTGTACGCTAAATCTAAGATTAAGTTTGCACAGAAAGTAGGCATGGACGGATATATTAATGTACTGGATCAGAATGCTGATATGAACACTGTTTTAGAGCTCATTGAAAAACTGAACAAAGATCCTAATGTACATGGAATAATGATAGAGATGCCCATTCCGGCTCATCTTGACAAAGAAAAGATAGTGCAGAAAATAGACCCTGGCAAAGACATTGACGGCATGAATCCGATTAGTTATGGAAAATTGCTACTGGGCAATGAAGATTTTGTGCCAAGCACACCTAAAGCGATCATAAAAATGCTAAGTTACAGTAATGTAAAATTCGAGGGCGCGGAAGTGTGTATTGTAAATGCC from Thermoplasmata archaeon includes the following:
- a CDS encoding bifunctional 5,10-methylenetetrahydrofolate dehydrogenase/5,10-methenyltetrahydrofolate cyclohydrolase, producing MAQIIDGKQIANQMELELKKEVEYFYSKTGIRPSLNTVLIGGDDASRLYAKSKIKFAQKVGMDGYINVLDQNADMNTVLELIEKLNKDPNVHGIMIEMPIPAHLDKEKIVQKIDPGKDIDGMNPISYGKLLLGNEDFVPSTPKAIIKMLSYSNVKFEGAEVCIVNASSVVGKPLALMLINRYCTVTVCRSKTKNLKEHTLRGEIVIVATGKPNFLTEDMVNSDSVVVDVGINNVNGKIVGDVDFEKVSNKVKMITPVPGGVGSVTTMTILENTFNAYKKQVENKF
- a CDS encoding tetratricopeptide repeat protein yields the protein MVIEILKKMSIEEFNRTCNEISEAMGFRITSSVYKGEQVVVDAVLNIPGEQRYILIFYRKDFVQKKELEDLVVLDAKDIKWIVMITGSYGEDALKFGAQNNLVMIDQNGLEKIIKDFGVNIKWEEEVKKEEIKQSKILPSLGESDNNLQWSRDFLKSKNYDMAMDYVDKAIKIKETKEAWLLKGQIYHDMVKFQESLDSYLKAISIDPTYPEGWYYLGVTLEDLGREEEAIEAFNHVLELDENYSLAWLKKGLIMQAKGLNDEALLCYNNILKNDKRNYAAWNNKGVVLKNKGDYDEAQKCFDIAYELNNEFIDAILNKAELLYEQKKYEMAENEIYLYLKSKPNDKNALKIQAYSTYNRGYKKDALALFEKILEIDPLDEDIKKKIIDTKLELEKEGVAQPEQTNPELKPIQSDDEVREIFSKALEKYQELKFDESIAYLNLILKRNPNHFGAKLLKEQIILEKK